A portion of the Magnolia sinica isolate HGM2019 chromosome 17, MsV1, whole genome shotgun sequence genome contains these proteins:
- the LOC131231457 gene encoding sphingolipid delta(4)-desaturase DES1-like isoform X1, giving the protein MGGNGEGEEGVMASDFFWSYTDEPHASRRRKILSQYPQIKELFGPDPWAFLKITVVVLLQLWTATCLYDAGWLKILMVAYFFGSFLNHNLFLAIHELSHNLAFSTPVYNRWLGIFANLPVGVPMSVTFQKYHLEHHRFQGVDGIDMDIPSHAEANVVTNTIAKSIWVIFQLFFYALRPLFLNPKPPGLWEFTNLVIQLSLDAAMVYFWGWKSFAYLILSTFVGGGMHPMAGHFISEHYIFHPDQETYSYYGPLNLMTWSVGYHNEHHDFPRIPGSKLYKVKEIAPEYYKDFKSYQAWSQVIYMYIMDRTVGPFSRMKRKASKSGATKKDE; this is encoded by the exons atgggAGGAAATGGGGAAGGAGAGGAAGGTGTGATGGCAAGCGATTTCTTCTGGTCATACACGGACGAACCACATGCTTCAAGGAGGAGGAAGATTCTCTCTCAATACCCTCAAATCAAAGAGCTCTTTGGTCCTGACCCATGGGCTTTTCTCAAG ATTACTGTAGTAGTCTTGCTTCAGCTATGGACTGCGACTTGTCTCTATGATGCTGGCTGGCTGAAGATCCTAATGGTCGCCTACTTCTTCGGCTCTTTCCTCAACCACAACCTCTTTCTAGCCATCCATGAGCTCAGCCACAACCTTGCCTTCTCGACCCCCGTCTATAACCGCTGGTTAGGAATCTTCGCCAACCTCCCCGTCGGCGTCCCCATGTCCGTCACCTTCCAAAAATACCACTTGGAGCACCACCGCTTCCAAGGCGTCGATGGCATTGACATGGACATCCCGAGCCATGCCGAGGCCAACGTGGTCACCAACACAATTGCAAAATCCATATGGGTCATCTTCCAACTCTTCTTTTACGCTCTCCGTCCTCTTTTCCTCAACCCCAAGCCTCCTGGCTTATGGGAATTCACCAATCTAGTTATTCAGCTCTCTCTTGATGCGGCCATGGTCTACTTCTGGGGTTGGAAGTCCTTTGCTTACCTGATCCTTTCAACGTTTGTTGGGGGTGGGATGCATCCAATGGCAGGCCACTTCATCTCTGAGCATTACATCTTCCATCCCGATCAGGAGACGTATTCATACTATGGGCCGCTTAATCTTATGACGTGGAGTGTGGGTTACCACAACGAGCACCACGACTTTCCGAGGATCCCGGGCAGCAAGCTCTACAAGGTGAAGGAGATTGCTCCCGAGTACTATAAGGATTTCAAGTCGTATCAGGCATGGAGTCAGGTGATCTACATGTATATCATGGACCGCACTGTGGGGCCCTTCAGCCGAATGAAGAGGAAGGCCTCTAAGAGTGGCGCCACGAAGAAGGATGAATAG
- the LOC131231457 gene encoding sphingolipid delta(4)-desaturase DES1-like isoform X2: MITVVVLLQLWTATCLYDAGWLKILMVAYFFGSFLNHNLFLAIHELSHNLAFSTPVYNRWLGIFANLPVGVPMSVTFQKYHLEHHRFQGVDGIDMDIPSHAEANVVTNTIAKSIWVIFQLFFYALRPLFLNPKPPGLWEFTNLVIQLSLDAAMVYFWGWKSFAYLILSTFVGGGMHPMAGHFISEHYIFHPDQETYSYYGPLNLMTWSVGYHNEHHDFPRIPGSKLYKVKEIAPEYYKDFKSYQAWSQVIYMYIMDRTVGPFSRMKRKASKSGATKKDE, from the exons ATg ATTACTGTAGTAGTCTTGCTTCAGCTATGGACTGCGACTTGTCTCTATGATGCTGGCTGGCTGAAGATCCTAATGGTCGCCTACTTCTTCGGCTCTTTCCTCAACCACAACCTCTTTCTAGCCATCCATGAGCTCAGCCACAACCTTGCCTTCTCGACCCCCGTCTATAACCGCTGGTTAGGAATCTTCGCCAACCTCCCCGTCGGCGTCCCCATGTCCGTCACCTTCCAAAAATACCACTTGGAGCACCACCGCTTCCAAGGCGTCGATGGCATTGACATGGACATCCCGAGCCATGCCGAGGCCAACGTGGTCACCAACACAATTGCAAAATCCATATGGGTCATCTTCCAACTCTTCTTTTACGCTCTCCGTCCTCTTTTCCTCAACCCCAAGCCTCCTGGCTTATGGGAATTCACCAATCTAGTTATTCAGCTCTCTCTTGATGCGGCCATGGTCTACTTCTGGGGTTGGAAGTCCTTTGCTTACCTGATCCTTTCAACGTTTGTTGGGGGTGGGATGCATCCAATGGCAGGCCACTTCATCTCTGAGCATTACATCTTCCATCCCGATCAGGAGACGTATTCATACTATGGGCCGCTTAATCTTATGACGTGGAGTGTGGGTTACCACAACGAGCACCACGACTTTCCGAGGATCCCGGGCAGCAAGCTCTACAAGGTGAAGGAGATTGCTCCCGAGTACTATAAGGATTTCAAGTCGTATCAGGCATGGAGTCAGGTGATCTACATGTATATCATGGACCGCACTGTGGGGCCCTTCAGCCGAATGAAGAGGAAGGCCTCTAAGAGTGGCGCCACGAAGAAGGATGAATAG